The Hippopotamus amphibius kiboko isolate mHipAmp2 chromosome 16, mHipAmp2.hap2, whole genome shotgun sequence genomic interval AGACCTTAAATATGTGTCCAATAAGACAGACGGGGACCTTGCCTTGAAACAATTCAGAAATCTGCCAGGCTTGCAAACAAGAATCAAAAATCCAAAGATTTACTCGGTGTTTGGTCTCAGGACTGGTTTTATACTCTCAAAGATGAAGGACCCCCGATAATATATGTGGGTTGTGTTTATGTGGATTTTGTTTATGTGAGTTATATCTGTCaatattaaaactgagaaatttctgAAATATGTATTACCAAAAATTCATTGTGTTAATAGAACATTTTTAATAACTAATTCCCAcaccaaaaataattttgtgagaagagtattttacatttttgcaaatctctttaacgcctggcttaatagaagacagttggattctcatatctgcttctgcgcGGGGTTTGTCAAAATAGCTCATGTGCTGTAGCTTCTGGAAAACATCACTGTATACTCAAGAGAAAGtgagagtgaaaaggcaaataacatcttaatagtattatgaaaataattttcacctCATGAACCCCTGAAAGTGTCTCAGGAAGCACCAGCCGTCCCTAGGCCACATTTTAAGAACCACAGGCTTAGATCGTTATGACTgaacaaaaagatgtaaaggCAGATGTCTAGGTGCTGAAAGAATACATCACAATCTGGGAAAATCATTCAGTACTTCAGCACAGAAGCCGAATTTGGAGAGAGTGTTACTGACCCCAAGCACATACTGCTCatcacacaacaggccaataaatccaGAGAGACATTGTTGGGGCAaagaatagcaactttatttggaaagccagcatgCCAaaaagatggtggactagtgtccaaCAGAACCATCTTAGCTGAGTTAAAATTCAGGCTTCTtctatactaaaaggggaggtgtgtggctggttgttgcaaacttcttggtgcaggaatcctttgttcttgcagctgtccctgtaggtctggtcacaatgttcctataagCCTCCAACAAGacaacttattttccattttgcaaCTTTTTACCTTTATGTGAATGGAAGAGTGTTATACTTTTAAAGGTCAGAgacttgagaatgggctatcatgTGTATTTcaagctataggcaacattcttttacaaaggtgcagagccagcatgactaagcacaggcaacagagcacaagggttaGAGCTGAGGGagtagatccaatatggagtcaggcttgttcttctctgttacaagAGGAGTTCCCTGAGGAAGTAACACTGCaactgagacttgaaggatgatTTACTAGGttaaaaaatggaatatgaaCATCTCAGTCCCCGAGGCTATGCAAAGGCTCTGGGGCAGGAAAATCTTTGAATTCAAGACACCAGGAAAAATGCCAgtcagtacatatttattgaatgatgtGAGCTACACTGCCCTAGACCTCCAGGATACTGTATGAAAAAGATTTTACATTCTAGTTTGCAAAAGCTGGAAACATGTAAACAAATAGGAATTTACAAGAATGGGAGCgatgttaagaaagaaaacagtgtgTTATGCGGGGACAAGGCAGAGAGCTGTAGACAGTACTCAAGTAAgacctctctgaggaagtgacatttggcAGAGCCTTAAAGGAGATGAGCAAAGGAGCTAGAAGCAGCatgaggaagagcattccaggcagagggaacagcagtgaCAAAGGTCTGGAGGCAGACGTATACTTGAGATGTTCTTGAAAGAACAAGGAAGCCAACATGGCTGGATCCCAGTGACTGAGGGGAAGGGTGGTAGTAGGTGGAATAAGAGACATGGAAGGGGCCAGAGTATAGTATGGAGGCCTTAGAGGTCATGATAGGAAGTTGGGGCTTTTTTCCTGAGTGAGAAAAGAAGCTATTAGAGGGTTCTGAGTCAAGAAGTGACTCATGTTTTAACAGAAGGATCCCTTTGGCTTCTGGGCAGACAATAGGATGTGTGAGCTAAGGGTAGcttctgcattccttggcttgtagctgcataactccaatctccacctttgtcttctccttcttctctagGAGTGCCTTTCCTTTTGGTGTCTCTTCCAAGAATATTTGTCATTAgatttagggcccactcagataatccaggataatctcattTTGAAATCCTTAACTACATCTTCAAAGACCCTTTTTTCCAAATAGggtcaaacaacaacaacaacaacaacaaaatagggtcacattcacaggttctaggggtTTGGACAGGGACATGTATTTGGGGGGACCACATTCAACACACTACGGTAGGTCTGGGATGAGAACTGAGAATAAGTTAACAAATTCCCAGCTGACGCTGATGCTGTCCATGTGGGGACCACAACCAGTGATGTAGAGAAGTCAGGTAAGATGGGGACCGAGAATTGACCACATGGGTATCACTGGTGACTTTGACAAAAGTGGTTTTGGTGAACAAGTCAGAATGAAAGTCTTATTGAGTAGATTCAAGGGAGACTTAGAAGAGAGGAAGTAGCAGTGAGCATAgacaaatttttaatgaattcgttatcaagaagaggaagaaatgggaCAGAGGTATAGAAGGATGTATGGTCAATGAATGAGTTTTTGGATGGAAGAAATAATAGAATCATTGTGTGCTAATAGGAAAGAGCTGGTAGAGAGGGAAAATTTGATGATTCAGAGGAAAGAGGGGACACATCATAGGAGGGATGTCCtcaaggagggaagaaaaaatgaaacacagCATGCAGGCAGACTGATTTCCCTTAGAGCTGGGGTGTCCAGTATGGTAACCACTCACCACCTGTGGCTTCTGGGCACTCGAAATATAGGGAGTCTAAATTGATATATGCTGTATGTATAAATTACACACAGGATttcaaagacagtacaaaaagaGCAATGTAAAAgatctaattaatatattttacattaattataTGCTAATATTTTGGGTATGTTGGGTTAAAATATATTACACTAATttcatcctttaaaatatttgtgctgGTGTGAACTGTAATAATCAAAAAACTGGCAACAACCAAGATGTCCAGCAACagttgaatagataaataaattgtggcataTTCAGACAATAAAATACTCCAAAGTggtgaggagggacttccctgatggcgcagcagttaagaatccgcctgccaatgcaggggacgtgggttcaagccctggtccaggaagatcccacatgccgtggagcaactaagcccatgtgccacaactactgagcccacacgctgcaacactgaaggctgcatgcatagagcccgtgctccacaacgagagaagccactgcaatgagaagcccgtgcaccgcaatgagaagtagCCACTGCcggccacaactagaggaagctcgtgcacagcaacaaagacccgatgcagcccaaaataaataaattaaataaataataaattaatcaatttaaaaaataaataaataaaatggctttaaaaaaaaaagcagtggggATATAAGAACTATTGCTACTTATTCCATTGATGAATCTCATAAATATAATGTTGAACAAAATTAGGttaaacacaaaagaataaatactgtatgatgccatttatatCATGAAAAACAGACCAAACCAAAATATAGCATTATAAGTCAAGAGGAATGGGGTAGTGATTTGCAAGGGAGTAAATAGTTCCTGGATTGATGATGTTATCTTGGTTATATGGGTATTAACATTGTGATAATTCATTATGTTTTGTGAACATTGTTATGTGTGTGTCATCCTTCTCcacaaaaaaaaaggtaaaaaaaaataacattatgcACTCAGAACTACTAAAAGAAAATGGAGTTTATCACAGATCTGAATTTTGATGCTGGCTAAAAGACAGTAACAGGtattttacctgtagctgtcagGGTTATTAAAGCTAGTTGCTTTAACAAACAACCCTATTTACTAATACTAATACTAACAAACTTTATTTACTAATAAAATATTAGATAGCTTAATGCAATAAGTTCTTACTTACATAAAGTCTAAAAGGCTCTCTTTCAAGGAGAAAACATGAACTTAAGCTCCTTTATCTCTTGGCTCTCCCATCCTTAAGTCCTCCAATAAATTCTCAGCTTACAGACAGCCAATGAGTGAAAGAAGAGAGATAAGGTAAATATTGTACAGGACATTTTATGGCCAGATCCAGAAGTGACCTACATCACTCTGCACCCACTCCACTGGCCCAAGACCAGTCAGATGGCCTCAACTTCACTGCAGGGAGgcttgggaaatgtagtcttcctATGTGcctaagaaagaagaaactaaattGGTGAGCTTATAGCAAATCTCTGCCACCTTCCTTTGGACCTCCAGGTACTCACATACCCATCTCTGAGGAAGGGAACAGTGAGTGGAAAAGTGGGACactggtgtattagtttcctgtgactGCAagaacaaattatcacaaacttggtaggttaaaacagtaaaattttactCTCACAGTATgctggaggccaaaagtccaaAGTCAAGATGTTAGCAAGGCTGaactccctctggaggctctaggggagaatcacATAATTGCCTTTTCCAGCTTATGATAGCTCCAGGAGTTTTTTGGCTTGTGGCTacataactccaatctctgcctctctcttcacCTGGCagtcttctcttctctctgtgtcttcctgtgtgtctcttataATATAGAACACTTGTCATAAGATTTAGGGCCTGAATAATCAAGGTTGATCTCATTTTGATATCTTTAACttaattatatatgaaaaaaaaaaaaaagcttttccaaATAGGGTCACCTTCACAGATTCCAGGCCatggacatatctttttttttaggggggtggggtggggtggggtggggtatcACCATTCAACACATGACAATCAGAGTTCAGAGGCAATTGTAATGATTTGTGTGGAAAGTAATAAGAGCCTGGATTAGGATGGTAGCCTTGGAGTTTGAGACAAGTGAAAggatttgaaatgtattttagtAGTATAGCATAGAGGACTTCATGATGGTTTAGAAGTGGGCGCTCAGGGGAAGGGGTGGTGAGTCAATGTACTAAAAACAAactatctaaaaaaaattaagaaagcaattccatttttaattgtatcaaaaacaataaaacacttaagaataaatttaaccaaggagatgaaagacctgtatgatgaaaactataagacgttgaggaaagaaactgaagacacaaataaacagcaaaatatcccacgttcttggattgaaagaattaatattgtgaaaatgcccatagtacccaaagcaatctacatattcagtgtaatccctatcaaaattctaatttttcacagaagtaggaGAAAactatcctaaaatttgtatggaactacaaaagaccctgaatagccaaagcactcttcagaaagaagaacaaagttggagacatcatacttcctgatttcaaactatattacaaagttacagtgatcaaaacaatatggtactgatataaaaacaggcacatagaccagtgaaacataatagagagtccagaaatatacccatgcatatagtcaactgatttttgacaagggtgccaagaacacacaatgggaaaaggatagtctcttcaataaatgggaaaactgtatatccacatgcaaaagaatgaaactgaaccacTATCATACACTGTGCACAAGTAGTAACTCACAAAGGATTAAAGACTTatatgtaaaacctgaaactgtaaaactcctagaagaaaaacatAGGGAAACAGCTCCTTGAGTTTTACCAAATTAGTCTTGGCAACAGTTTATTGGataagacaccaaaagcacaggaaacaaaagctaaaataaacaagtaaGATTACATGAAACAAAAgtgcttctgcatagcaaaggagaCAGTATATTGAAAGGGCAACCTTTTCAATggagaatgtgagaaaatatttgcaaaccatgtctCTGGtaaagggttaatattcaaattacataaagaactcatataactcaacagcaaaaaggcaaataactcaatttgaaaatgggcaaaggacctgaatagacattttttccgaAGAAGACATGCAAGTGGCCAATAGAGGCATGAAAAagtgttcagcatcactaatcatgagggaaatgcaaatcaaaaccatgagataccaaCTCATaactgttaggatggctattatcaaaaagacaagaaataacaagtgttggagaggatgtgaagaaaagggaaccattgtgCACTCTTGTGGGAAtgtataaattggtgcagccactatggaaaacagtatggagattcctcaagaaattaaaaatagaagcaccatatgctccagcaatgccacttctgggtatatatccaaaggaaatgaaatcaacatCTTGAAGAGATACCTTTTCactcatgttcattgtagcattattcacaatagccaagatatggaagcaaatgtccttcaacagatgaatggatcaagaaaatgttatatatccctaaccctaaccttaaaatatatatcacaatggaatattattcatccataaaaaagaaaattctgccattCGGGACAACATGGGTGAAACTTTGGGGGAGCCAgggcgggggatggggaggaagggggacattatgctaagtgaaattagccagagagagaaagaaaaatactggtaTCATTTAGTATgtagaatcttttttaaaaaaaattctttaaggccgatttcatagaaacagattgtagaatggtgattgccaggggctggggagtggggaaaatggggagacaTAGGTCTAAGGGTATAAACATTCACTTATAAGAGAAATAAGTTCTGATCAGAGGATCTAGTGTATAGCATGGCGACTATAGTTAATGATACAGTTTTGTGTGCtggaaagttgctgagagtaggcCTTAAGTGTTCCCAGCACACACACTGAGTTTGCTATGTGAGATGATGAATTTGTTAATTATCTTGAGCCAGGTAATCactccactatatatatatagtataatgtatgtacatatatacatataaaatcatcattctgtacactttaaatatgtgcaattaTACTTGTCagttattcctcaataaagttggGGGGGGAGTAAAGCCCAGAATCAAAAATCAGAATACTATTAATATGAATTGATTTTTATGacattaataagaaaattaattacatttggagccttttttaaaaaagtggatgCGATCACTCAGAAGAGACAGAAGGTACTGGGTTTCTAAGAAGGTCTGGTTTTCCAGGGCCTGGGTGGATGTCAAGGTGGTAGGAACATCCATGATGTTAAAAATCCATGAGGCATTTGGGACTTCACAAAAGTGAGGAGACTGCTTGGCATCAGGTGAGACTTCAGAGGCTGCTAGCTGCACAGCTCAGGCCTAGAGACCTCAGGTACTGCCAACCTGGACCTAACAGCCGAGCTCCTGGGCTCAATCCTGACTAGCGTGGAGCCTGCCCTTCTCGGGGCCTCACTGCAGAAGCAGGAAGTACTGCCCGAGGCTCAGCTTCCGCTCTGGGTGTTTTGGTACTGCCAAGTCACCCCCTAACACTGGGGACCTTCCCACTTGGGACCTGCAGCACTTTCACTTCCCCCAGGTGCCCAACCCCTGGCCCAGCACATGGGAGCACCTTGGTCTACACTTGTTGCCAAGAACAGGATGCAGGCTCTGCGAGAGGGGCAATGATGggaaggtggggatgggggtagTTAAACAGGAAAGAAGGACAGGCATGCATCTAAGTAGCCAGAAaccagagagggagaggataGAGACCTAGCAGTGGGGAGAGGACAGAGACCCAGAGATAAAGAGAGGGATAAAGatccagagagaaaagaacagagacccagagagaggacGAGAGACTGGGAGGGCTGGCTGGGAAGTGGGAACAGAGATGAATGCAGAGATGGCAGAGCTTCGCAGGCAGTGAGGTCAGAGTGTCTGTGAGGTCGGCTGCTGTCCAGGGCCAGCCTGGGGTCCTGGTGCCCAGAGGAGATGGTTGCAAGTAGATCAGGATTCCCTGTGGGTCCCGCAGCCTGAGCCATGGAGACCTGGGAGGAACTGCCTGGTGTGTCCTTGGTGCCCACCAATTCCAAGGCCCCTCAGGTACTGGTGTGTGCATCCCAGGGGGCAGGTGAGGGAGAGGCGGATGGAGACACAGACGAAAGTCACTTCGCAtgcagagggagggggtggggttccACCCCTGGAACTTCCTCTTTCTCTgagttcttcctttctcttctctctcagcctctccctAGCTCTCTCTCTCACggtctttctttctgcctgtctCCCTACTGCCACCACCCCTTCATCCTGTCCCTCCCACTGGTCTCTCACACCTCTAGGAGAAGATGTCAGCCCAGGACAGCTGCCTCAGCTTCATCAAGTACCTCCTCTTCGTTTTCAACCTCTTCTTCTTCGTAAGTTGCCTCCCGGCTCCCCAGCTCAGGGCCCCAGTCCCTGCTGCAGCCGCCCAATCTTATATCCTCCCTTTGCCCACCGGCCTTGCCCACCGGCCagactctcctctcctctccccaggtccTAGGCAGCCTTATTTTTTGCTTCGGTATCTGGATACTCATCGACAAAACCAGCTTCGTGTCTTTTCTGGGTAAGGGGGCTGGGGCAGTCCGGGTGGGCCTTCCTGGAGCAGACGTGAACTGAGCTCCCCTCCAAGGGACCTCCTGTGGTCTCCCTTGTCCCAGGGAGCCCCATGGTGCCCAACTCCCTGGTCTGATCTTGGGTTCTGCTCCACCACTTCCTACTGCCACaactctctgagccttagcttcTTCCTCTGGCAAATGAGTTGTGCAtaccaataataatgataataataatggccACTTCTCAGACACTTCCTAGGTGTCAGATCTTGGACAGATGCTCATCGGATTCTCCCACAAATCTTCCCTCtcttgaggttcagagaggggaaGTCACTTACTGGATGTCACATAGCAAGGAAGTAGAACAGATTAACACTCATAATAATTGTAGGAAAATAACAATGGGGTAATAGTCAAAATTCTAATAGCTCATATTTCATGGATGTTTGCCCTTTGTAGAGGACCAGATTGAACACATGCTTCTCATGTGTTCCTCAAAACAACTCTAGGAAATAGATAGCATTATTCCCTAGGTCTCAGGGAGGTTTAGATGGCTGATCCAATGTCACAGAACAAGCGATGGGTCTGAAACTAGTGGGGTGAGGAGGAgctgaaggaggagagagagactgagaacaATAGGGAAAGACAGACCCGGGAAGAAAGAGGGACAGAGATCCAGAAAGAAGGGAACAGAAATCCAAAGAGACAGAAggacagagacccagagaaaagtggagagaatcccagaagaagagggacagagagattcaggggggacagagacagagactcagagaaaagGATGCCAGGAGCCCAGGAAGAGGCCCCCCAGCTCACTGTTCCCCACTTgggtggtgtgtgggtgtggAATGGGGCTGCCTGGAGCTGTGCACATGGAGCCCAATGTCACTGCCTCTCACCTCCCCCAGGCTTGTCCTTCATGCCCTTGCAGATCTGGTCTAAGGCCCTGGCCATCTCAGGAGTCCTCACCATGGGCCTTGCCCTCCTGGGCTGTGTGGGGGCCCTGAAGGAGTTCCGCTGCCTCCTGGGCCTGGTaagtgcccctcccccccatccctaGAATCAGTCACATCATGCCCTCAAATAGAGCCCTGGCAGCCCCTTCATCCTGGAGAGGGGTTCAGCCTGACCTCTccactctgcccctccccagtATTTTGGGACACTGCTGCTCCTGTTTGCCACACAGATCACCCTGGGAATCCTCATCTCCACTCAGAAGGTCCAGGTGAGCTCGCCTTCTCCCCCGCTCAGCTAGTGAGTGGGCATGTGAGGGgtggaaagagacagaaataaaggCAGACGCGGGCTGACATAGACAAAGAGaaataacagagagagaaaaaacagacacacagaaagagagagacaaatacagaGACTGGCAGACACAGATAAGGAGCTAGAGACAGGGAGGGTCAGAAAAAGATTCATGAACATAGACAaaggaagagagacacagattcaaagggaaacagaaaaagaaaaaacactcagATTAACAGAAGGCtccaagaaagaggcagaaaccTTTCGCGGGAGATAGTGGAGAAACGGAAAGAAAGACAGTAgaaacaggcagagagagagattttgaggGACAGAGACATAGCTAGCCATTCAGTGGAAAACCAAGGCCAACATGAAGATGCTCAGGGACCACCTGAGGCTGAGATAGCCATGTAGCGGCTGGAGAGAGTTGGGGCAGATGGCGGAGGAGAGGCAGGTGGGGGTTCAGCCTCACTCTCGGCCTGTCAGCTGGAGCGGAAAGTGAAGGACGTAGTGCTGAAGACGATCCAAACCTACCGCTCCCACCCGGAGGAGACGGCGGCGGAGGAGAGCTGGGACTACGTGCAGTTTCAGGTGCGGGAGGCCCCCACCCACCAGAATCCCTCCCTCTAGCTCTGGGATTCTGATGTGGCTCTGCACTCCTCCTGGAGGAGACTTGGCGCCGACGCGACCCGAGCCCCCAGCTCTAGGACCTAATGTAACCCCACCCACGTACACCACCTCCTGCCGTGGTAACATCGCCCAGTTCCCACATCTCCCAGCCCGTGCACTAGCTCCGCCCCCTGCCTCGAAAAGACTCAGCCCTCAGCCCCAAGGCCCTAGCTTGTCCCCACTCTCTGCCCAGTAGTGACTCTGGTTCCCAAGGGACCCGGCCCAAGTGAGACTCCATTCCGTGGTCACTCACACGGCCCCGCCCTCCCATCCCATCCTCCCATCCCTCTCAGCCTACCTGAGGCTAAATTGTTTTGCCTACCCAGTCGTCAGTCCACAGCACGATTTtgcagctcctcccccagccccatgaCCTCCGCCCCCGTGACTCGCCTCTCCCAACCTCATGTTCCCCTAATGTCCCGTGGTCCTGCCGTGACCCGAGCACAGCTCACAGTCCCCCACCCTGCACCCATCACTTAGCCCTCTACTCCCCAATATGACTTCATACCCATCACCCAGTCCCCCGATCCCCCAAAGCATCTTGCATCCCTCCAGCCCCTGTTCCTCTGACTCTTGTCCCTCTCCTAGCTGCACTGCTGCGGCTGGAACTCTCCTCAGGACTGGTTCCGTATCCCCAGCCTGAGAAGCAACGAATCGGAAGGACACCGCGTGCCCTGCTCCTGCTTTAACTCATCCGCGACCAACGACTCCGCAATTTTCGATAAAATCTCCTTCCCCCAGTTCAGCCGGCTCGGAACGCTGGCGCCACCCCGGCACTATGCAGACATTTGCGTGGTCCCAGCGAACAGCTACATCTACCGCGAGGTTGGGAGGATTTGGAGCGCAGGACTTGGAGGGGTTGACAGGGTGGGGCTACGAGAAAGGGCGATACTACAAGAGGGAAAGAGCTCCTTACAAGGGGCGGGGTCTTTGAAGGGCGGGGCCTAAAGAAAAGGTCTTGGCGAAAGGGCAGGATGTGGAACGCTGATACCTGGGGAGGGAGATGGCTTGGACCTGCCGAAGGGGAGAGATTAGAAAGTTAGTCTGGTAAGTAGTCTGGTAACTAGAGAACTAGAACTTGAACTAGGCAAGTGGGGCGGTACCTTAAAGAGGGGTTAAGGCTGGGCTGAGAACAGTGGGCCCGGGCTTGAGGGCAAATCCCAAAAAGAACCCTATCTATAACCTCTCCCTTATATCCCAGGGCTGCGAACGGAGTCTCCAGAACTGGTTGCACAACAACCTCATCTCTATAGTGGGCATTTGTCTCGGCGTGGCTCTACTTGAGGTAATCTGGTCCCGCCCCCACTCGCGATTGGCCTAGGTATCCCCGCCCCAAATAGCACGTCCAACCAGTATCTGGGAAAGGCGCATGCGTGTTAGAGCGTCAGCCAATCCAGGCCCTTCTGCGGCTCCACCTGGGACGAGGGAGGAGACCTAGCCTCTTTGAGCCCTGATTGGCTGCGCGGAGGGAGCAGGCGTTGCCGCCCTTCTTTGCGAGGCTCCCATTGGTCCTCCTTGGCATACCAGCCTCCTGCTATTGGCCGCAATATCCCTCCCCTTTCCCGGCAGGTGAGTGTGGCGGGGCTGAGCCTGCTGCTACCACGCAGCGTGCTCCACCAGGAACCCCAGCCGCAGGTGCCAGGTGCCTACTATTCGAGCCCCGGGCCCGGCCCGA includes:
- the CD37 gene encoding leukocyte antigen CD37 isoform X2; the encoded protein is MSAQDSCLSFIKYLLFVFNLFFFVLGSLIFCFGIWILIDKTSFVSFLGLSFMPLQIWSKALAISGVLTMGLALLGCVGALKEFRCLLGLYFGTLLLLFATQITLGILISTQKVQLERKVKDVVLKTIQTYRSHPEETAAEESWDYVQFQLHCCGWNSPQDWFRIPSLRSNESEGHRVPCSCFNSSATNDSAIFDKISFPQFSRLGTLAPPRHYADICVVPANSYIYREGCERSLQNWLHNNLISIVGICLGVALLELSFMTLSIFLCRNLDHFYDRISRYR
- the CD37 gene encoding leukocyte antigen CD37 isoform X1, which produces MSAQDSCLSFIKYLLFVFNLFFFVLGSLIFCFGIWILIDKTSFVSFLGLSFMPLQIWSKALAISGVLTMGLALLGCVGALKEFRCLLGLYFGTLLLLFATQITLGILISTQKVQLERKVKDVVLKTIQTYRSHPEETAAEESWDYVQFQLHCCGWNSPQDWFRIPSLRSNESEGHRVPCSCFNSSATNDSAIFDKISFPQFSRLGTLAPPRHYADICVVPANSYIYREGCERSLQNWLHNNLISIVGICLGVALLEVSVAGLSLLLPRSVLHQEPQPQVPGAYYSSPGPGPSTDGGGGRFGVLSSSGRSGSLWGGWGMAGACPNWGDKAPQGKLPMALGPWPLWDQDEEQPETGSAAAEMEAEMELEAETEGEIDEPPE